From Nicotiana tabacum cultivar K326 chromosome 20, ASM71507v2, whole genome shotgun sequence, one genomic window encodes:
- the LOC107831350 gene encoding uncharacterized protein LOC107831350, with protein sequence MASLTVLLRHSGKWNNEGNYIDFSIEGILIEYASFNDLVGSISNQLGIDLSTNTIKIQYNVEGNRTPMEIHNDMGYRVYVKLKKENREFGMYPLCITTMEKELISRDGLNQGDIVQIDEAVQMYDSDTDDTLAIELANSGEAIGVFELHKDLIISKTNQKEVMAGQVYKDKATLKEVMKNYAIAQRFQFRVDRSNTVSYALICISEDCDWRFKASSINKSELFKVREFNDNHTCLLKDKVYEQRQASSSLISGIIRTKLTNHKRKYTPRDIIDDVKSDLGVDVSYMLAWRAKEKAMNFLRGEPADSYKKLPGYLYTMDKTYPGSHIRMEKSSKNEFMYMYISLYAFIRGFDHCRPIVVVDGSHLKSYYTGTFVSASTLDGAGHILPLAYGVIDLENDAAWTWFFEQFKIAYDVRENMCIVSDRNESIIKSVSRVYPDLPHCACIWHLWNNVYKKFKKSHAKLSEIYFSMAKTYTQTEFDSLMEKVEKVDIRVKEYLELAGYEKWVRLYALVNRGWTMTSNIAESINAALVSARELPIYDFLEEVRKMFGRWNCSNRKEATQTYKTLGKKYQEMLELNETMCTRMTMNTAKYMLLLRLYARDNDYNGTQVVPSTEFLHTVNDGGRNYTVCLLERKCVCGRFQIDKLPCPHAWDVLKSKFLMPEEYCSSYYKSSTIVMTYDVPVYPLPDKNDWNIPEYVAEEVVLPPKWKRPPGRPKKKRDKNLSELLLPKNQHSCSICGQGGHNKRTCRNAPRNK encoded by the exons ATGGCAAGCTTGACAGTTTTGTTGCGTCATTCTGGAAAGTGGAACAATGAGGGTAATTATATCGACTTTTCCATTGAGGGAATACTGATTGAGTATGCTTCCTTTAATGATCTAGTTGGTTCAATTTCTAATCAACTGGGTATAGATTTGAGCACAAATACCATTAAAATACAATACAATGTTGAAGGCAATCGCACGCCAATGGAAATACACAATGATATGGGTTACAGAGTGTATGTAAAATtgaaaaaagagaacagagaatttGGGATGTATCCTCTGTGCATTACAACTATGGAAAAAGAGCTTATCTCCAGAGATGGTTTAAATCAAGGCGACATTGTGCAGATAGACGAAGCAGTTCAAATGTACGATTCCGATACAGATGATACACTAGCTATAGAACTTGCCAATTCAGGAGAAGCGATTGGAGTGTTCGAACTCCACAAGGATTTGATAAtttcaaaaactaatcaaaagGAGGTTATGGCTGGACAAGTTTATAAGGATAAGGCTACATTGAAAGAGGTGATGAAGAATTATGCTATAGCTCAAAGGTTTCAATTCCGTGTTGATCGGTCTAATACTGTCAG CTATGCATTAATATGTATTTCAGAAGATTGTGATTGGAGGTTTAAGGCTTCAAGCATTAACAAATCGGAATTATTCAAGGTGAGAGAATTCAATGACAACCATACATGTCTGCTGAAGGATAAAGTGTACGAGCAGCGGCAGGCTAGTAGCAGCCTTATAAGTGGTATTATAAGGACAAAGCTTACAAACCATAAGAGGAAATACACTCCGAGGGACATTATTGATGACGTGAAATCAGATCTAGGTGTTGATGTTAGCTACATGTTGGCGTGGAGGGctaaagaaaaggcaatgaattTTCTTAGAGGTGAACCGGCTGATTCATACAAAAAATTACCAGGATACTTATATACAATGGATAAGACATATCCAGGTTCTCACATAAGAATGGAAAAATCGTCAAAGAATGAAttcatgtacatgtatatatcATTGTATGCATTTATAAGGGGGTTTGATCATTGTAGACCAATTGTTGTAGTGGACGGAAGTCATCTAAAATCCTACTACACCGGGACATTCGTTTCTGCAAGCACGTTGGATGGTGCAG GTCATATATTGCCACTAGCATACGGTGTTATTGATTTAGAGAACGATGCTGCTTGGACgtggttctttgagcaattcaagatagCATACGATGTAAGGGAAAACATGTGCATTGTTTCAGATAGAAATGAGAGCATCATTAAATCTGTATCGAGAGTGTATCCGGATTTACCGCATTGTGCTTGCATATGGCATCTATGGAATAACGTATACAAGAAATTCAAAAAGAGCCATGCCAAGTTGAGTGAGATATACTTCTCGATGGCAAAAACATACACACAAACTGAATTTGATAGTCTGATGGAGAAGGTTGAGAAGGTAGATATTAGGGTGAAAGAATACTTAGAGTTAGCTGGTTACGAAAAGTGGGTTAGGTTGTATGCACTTGTTAATAGGGGATGGACAATGACGTCAAATATCGCTGAGTCAATCAATGCAGCACTAGTTTCAGCAAGGGAATTGCCAATATATGACTTCCTCGAAGAAGTTAGGAAGATGTTTGGTCGTTGGAATTGTAGTAACCGTAAAGAAGCTACTCAGACATACAAGACGCTTGGGAAAAAATACCAGGAAATGCTGGAGTTGAATGAGACCATGTGTACCCGTATGACT ATGAATACAGCTAAATACATGTTATTATTAAGACTGTATGCACGTGATAATGATTACAATGGAACTCAG GTGGTACCCTCAACTGAATTCTTACATACTGTTAACGATGGTGGGAGGAATTACACAGTCTGCCTGCTCGAGAGAAAATGTGTTTGTGGGAGATTCCAAATTGATAAATTGCCATGCCCACATGCCTGGGATGTATTGAAGAGCAAGTTTTTAATGCCTGAAGAATATTGCTCTAGCTATTACAAGTCAAGTACAATTGTAATGACATACGATGTGCCAGTGTACCCGCTACCGGACAAAAATGACTGGAATATACCAGAGTATGTTGCAGAGGAGGTTGTACTACCACCCAAATGGAAAAGACCTCCTGGAAGGCCAAAGAAGAAGCGCGACAAAAATTTAAGTGAATTGTTGTTGCCGAAaaatcaacattcatgtagcataTGTGGGCAGGGAGGACATAACAAGCGAACTTGTAGGAATGCTCCACGTAATAAATAG
- the LOC107831351 gene encoding glutathione S-transferase-like encodes MASPVKVYGPTLSTAVSRVLACLLEKDVHFQLLPVNMAKGEHKKPDYLKIQPFGQVPAFQDENITLFESRSINRYICDKYGHQGNKGLYGTNPLEKASIDQWIEAEGQSFNPPSSILVFQLAFAPRMKIKQDKNLIRQNEEKLKKVLDVYEKRLGENQYLAGDEFTLADLSHLPNIQYLVNGTDRAELFTSRKNVGRWWDEISSRESWKKVVEMQTSPPPS; translated from the exons ATGGCTTCTCCAGTCAAAGTATATGGACCGACTTTGTCAACTGCAGTCTCAAGAGTTCTAGCTTGTCTTCTTGAAAAAGATGTCCACTTTCAGCTTCTCCCAGTTAATATGGCCAAAGGGGAACATAAGAAACCTGACTATCTCAAAATTCAG CCCTTTGGACAAGTCCCAGCTTTTCAAGACGAGAACATCACTCTGTTTG AATCCAGATCTATAAATAGGTACATATGTGACAAATATGGACATCAAGGGAACAAGGGGCTGTACGGAACAAACCCGTTAGAGAAAGCATCTATAGATCAATGGATAGAAGCAGAAGGACAAAGCTTCAATCCGCCAAGTTCAATTCTCGTATTCCAGTTGGCTTTTGCACCGCGAATGAAGATCAAACAAGACAAGAACTTGATCAGACAGAATGAAGAGAAGCTAAAAAAAGTGCTTGATGTGTATGAGAAGAGGCTTGGTGAGAATCAGTACTTggccggagatgagttcacaTTGGCCGATCTCTCTCACCTTCCAAACATCCAATATTTGGTAAACGGGACAGATAGAGCAGAGCTCTTCACTTCAAGAAAGAACGTGGGAAGGTGGTGGGATGAGATATCTAGCAGAGAATCGTGGAAGAAGGTAGTTGAAATGCAGACCTCACCCCCTCCCTCATAA
- the LOC107807221 gene encoding mechanosensitive ion channel protein 8-like: MGTSEPEDSIVKINSRESPKTPKETELSVSSKPHFNKNDSNNSNKDLNIVNESPVSQHSPLHMAQEEALHYSSSSSLRKKSSLLVSRTKSRLLDPHPPEQDQRSQNVAMKSGALLRDSEIEEDDAFSDEDLPEEYKKLEFSPLTVLQLVSLVVIIAALVCGVIFKVLREKKGFGLELWKWEAVILVLICGRLVSGWGIRLVVFLIECNFLLRKRVLYFVYGLRNSVQNCIWLSLVLIAWQSIFDKKVDKMTGGKVLPYVSSIWVCLLVGAYIWLLKTLLVKVLAMSFHVSTFFDRIQESLFNQYVIETLSGPPLVEIDQQEEEEKVMAEVQKLQSAGATLPADLKASIFAKRPIGTPRKSPTSATTRSSAFSRVISEKVKEEERGITIDHLHRLNQKNISAWNMKRLMNMVRNGVLSTLDEKLPQSTHEDESAVQITSEKKAKAAAKKIFNNVAKPGSKFIYLEDLMRFMREDEAVKIMRLIEGGTETSGISKGALKNWVVNAFRERRALALSLNDTKTAVNKLHQILNVLVAIIILVIWLLILRVATTHFLVFLSSQMLLVVFIFGNSAKTTFEAIIFLFVMHPFDVGDRVEVDGVQLVVEEMNILTTVFLRYDNQKIIYPNSVLSTKPISNYYRSPDMGDSVDFCIHISTPMEKIAMMKERITRYIENRSDHWHLAPMIVMRDVENLNGIKWSVWPSHTMNHQDMGERWARRALLLEEMVKIFRELDIQYRMLPLDVNIRTLPPLSSSRAPSNWSLCA; the protein is encoded by the exons ATGGGTACATCCGAACCAGAGGACTCTATTGTGAAAATAAATAGCAGGGAATCCCCCAAAACCCCTAAAGAAACTGAATTGTCCGTTTCTTCAAAACCCCATTTCAACAAGAATGACAGCAACAACAGTAATAAAGATTTAAACATAGTGAATGAGTCACCAGTTTCACAACATTCACCGTTACACATGGCCCAGGAAGAAGCTTTACACTACAGTTCCAGCTCTTCTTTAAGGAAAAAATCTAGTCTTTTGGTGAGTAGGACCAAATCAAGGCTATTGGACCCACACCCACCTGAGCAAGATCAGAGGTCTCAGAATGTTGCAATGAAATCTGGAGCTTTATTAAGAGATAgtgaaattgaagaagatgacGCTTTTTCAGATGAGGATTTGCCTGAGGAATACAAGAAACTGGAGTTCAGTCCATTAACTGTACTTCAGCTGGTGAGTTTGGTTGTAATTATTGCAGCTCTAGTTTGCGGTGTTATATTTAAAGTATTGAGGGAAAAAAAGGGCTTTGGGCTTGAATTGTGGAAATGGGAAGCAGTGATTTTGGTGTTGATTTGTGGAAGATTGGTTTCTGGTTGGGGGATAAGGTTAGTGGTTTTCTTGATTGAATGCAACTTTTTGTTGAGGAAAAGGGTTTTATATTTCGTTTATGGATTGAGAAATTCAGTGCAAAATTGCATTTGGTTGAGTCTGGTTTTGATTGCTTGGCAGTCTATTTTTGACAAGAAGGTTGATAAAATGACTGGTGGGAAGGTTCTACCTTATGTGTCAAGTATTTGGGTTTGTCTTTTGGTTGGTGCATACATTTGGTTGCTGAAAACACTTCTTGTGAAGGTGCTGGCTATGTCATTTCATGTTAGTACATTCTTTGACCGTATTCAAGAATCGTTGTTCAATCAGTATGTGATTGAGACGTTGTCTGGGCCGCCGTTGGTTGAGATTGATCAGCAGGAGGAGGAAGAGAAGGTTATGGCTGAAGTGCAGAAACTTCAGAGTGCTGGGGCTACATTGCCTGCTGATCTAAAGGCGAGTATATTTGCAAAAAGACCGATTGGAACACCACGCAAGAGTCCTACGTCTGCTACTACGAGGAGTTCTGCATTTTCGAGGGTTATTTCTGAGAAGGTGAAAGAAGAGGAGCGAGGAATCACTATAGATCATTTGCATAGACTGAATCAGAAGAACATTTCTGCTTGGAATATGAAAAGGCTGATGAATATGGTTCGAAATGGTGTGCTGTCAACTTTGGATGAGAAGCTACCACAGTCGACTCATGAGGATGAATCGGCTGTGCAGATCACTAGTGAAAAAAAGGCTAAAGCTGCAGCCAAGAAGATATTTAACAATGTGGCTAAGCCTGGCTCCAA GTTCATCTATCTGGAGGACTTGATGCGTTTTATGAGAGAAGATGAGGCTGTGAAAATAATGCGCCTTATTGAAGGTGGAACTGAAACCAGCGGCATAAGTAAAGGGGCTTTAAAAAATTGGGTG GTTAATGCATTTAGAGAACGAAGGGCTCTTGCTCTGTCTTTGAATGACACTAAGACTGCAGTAAACAAACTTCATCAAATCTTGAACGTCCTTGTTGCAATTATCATATTGGTCATCTGGCTCCTTATTCTCAGAGTTGCCACTACACATTTCTTGGTCTTTTTGAGTTCCCAGATGCTTCTGGTAGTATTCATCTTCGGAAACTCAGCCAAGACGACATTCGAGGCAATCATCTTTTTATTTGTGATGCACCCATTTGATGTAGGCGATCGCGTTGAAGTTGATGGAGTTCAG TTGGTAGTTGAAGAGATGAATATACTGACAACAGTTTTCCTAAGGTACGATAACCAGAAGATCATATATCCAAACAGTGTCCTATCGACAAAGCCCATAAGTAATTATTACCGTAGTCCAGACATGGGAGATTCAGTTGATTTCTGCATTCATATCTCAACTCCCATGGAAAAGATAGCTATGATGAAAGAGAGAATAACAAG GTATATTGAGAACAGGAGCGATCATTGGCACCTAGCTCCAATGATTGTAATGAGGGACGTGGAGAACTTGAACGGAATAAAATGGTCAGTGTGGCCCTCACACACGATGAATCACCAAGATATGGGAGAGAGATGGGCGAGGAGAGCTCTTCTGCTTGAAGAAATGGTAAAAATATTCAGGGAGCTGGATATCCAATACCGTATGCTACCTCTTGATGTCAACATTCGTACCCTGCCACCATTGTCTTCAAGCAGAGCTCCCTCTAACTGGtcactttgtgcttaa
- the LOC107831352 gene encoding high mobility group B protein 9, with translation MNKLSLCQKFNVLCLCPLRFNSREKEEEEEAKVRKLSLHITVASTRVSKTPSFYCLLKLQLAECVISRRRQGEPMSQKAMVPAGTGNRNGGQLYPQPLASHENIVNDQNLFRECVKNFHSVMGTKYTVPVIGGKELDLHVLYVEVTKRGGFDKVVDEKKWRELSSVFKFSPTTTSASYALRKHYFTLLHRFEQVYFFRREAPLLDKTPASQSFQAEGTIDGKFDCGYLVSIKMGSEVLNGVLYHPNQPAAPSSSKPTAQNCTAIVPYNPPPHHHSGRRNRRRKGGDPNRPKPNRSGYNFFFAEKHSMLKSLYPSREREFTKMIGESWNNLSPEEKMVYQNYGVKDKERYQKEMKEYKERMQITSCY, from the exons ATGAATAAGCTTAGCCTGTGCCAAAAATTTAATGTACTTTGCCTTTGCCCACTGAGATTCAActcaagagagaaagaagaagaagaagaagccaaagTTAGAAAACTATCTCTGCATATAACCGTTGCTTCAACACGCGTCTCAAAAACTCCGAGCTTTTATTGTCTTCTTAA GTTACAGCTTGCTGAATGTGTTATCAGTCGCCGGCGGCAAGGTGAACCCATGTCTCAGAAAGCTATGGTTCCCGCCGGCACCGGCAACAGAAATGGCGGTCAGCTGTATCCTCAACCACTGGCTTCACATGAGAACATTGTTAATGACCAAAATCTGTTCAGGGAGTGTGTCAAGAATTTCCACTCTGTCATGGGAACAAAGTACAC GGTTCCTGTGATTGGAGGGAAGGAGCTAGATTTGCATGTTCTCTATGTAGAGGTGACTAAAAGGGGTGGCTTTGACAAG GTTGTGGATGAGAAGAAATGGAGAGAATTGAGTTCAGTATTCAAGTTTTCTCCAACCACAACTAGTGCTTCATATGCACTGAGGAAACACTATTTCACTTTGCTTCATCGGTTTGAACAAGTTTACTTTTTTAGACGTGAAGCTCCCTTGCTTGACAAAACTCCAG CTTCACAGAGTTTCCAAGCTGAAGGGACAATTGATGGCAAATTTGACTGTGGTTATTTGGTGTCCATCAAAATGGGATCTGAGGTTCTCAATGGAGTACTTTACCATCCAAACCAACCTGCTGCTCCCTCTTCTTCTAAACCAACTGCACAGAATTGCACTGCAATTGTACCTTACAATCCACCACCTCACCACCATTCAGGACGGAGGAACAGGAGGAGGAAGGGAGGAGATCCTAATCGCCCGAAACCTAATAGGAGTGGATACAACTTCTTCTTTGCTGAAAAACATTCCATGCTCAAATCTCTCTATCCAAGTAGAGAGAGGGAATTCACAAAGATGATTGGAGAATCTTGGAACAATCTCTCTCCTGAAGAAAAAATG GTCTATCAAAACTATGGGGTGAAAGACAAGGAAAGGTACCAGAAGGAAATGAAGGAGTATAAAGAAAGAATGCAGATCACATCCTGCTACTAA
- the LOC142174458 gene encoding uncharacterized protein LOC142174458 encodes MGPDNDEDALKISLSYFIHTFIFSSEKNSATIPRLDFDLVESGRYSEFHWGIKAFELLINSISKKMDALKKYYRIAGMPLAMQVWFYECCSSVGSKIAVRVCDVVPRILNWRTTGNQPTFSYLTNGMFKDTGNTIVFKDITPLDIELAVIQVPQVCADIEKIPTPAHSDKSGQDTDDFSPTPNLQSKKKHVESVGPSSSPPHKKVKEQPKIPTKELEYQPKVPLVCVSDIGHKLVHDHQLPEGQNEEVSSLRKDLKSFKEYVIGEFKSLRTLINDNFKMLSDHLQQNQQTEPIVRHDGGIDTDVGDNNEKTISEVPSIIPSTTNQEDVSKEFYVSQFELDDKFLPSQIPETRIVVHASAKKDEATPVQPQRNRRPSRWNSSPYQSNFDSGACSSVKLTTIFEKRHPFEEDPITAPHPMLLIQEYDKWVREGLLARHDQKGNLDNHYKKNKSILHIPLDFGVYQVDSKNWFYLLSIYGKLWDDNHMDVIFYYLQKMGKYNQHRDFTFTTVDCIFKTRIAEIYDRYEDTDSNANVSKQEDVVCEYIRGYRLHANVPWHTVDNVLIPVNLKEKLHWVLVVVTFKDRCIKVYDSYTSSGHDAYIVSEIVKLAKLLPLYLSISGFYRDSQAIDWYAYPAYTNKDHNEPFEVIFVPNLPQQKAGNMDCGVHVAAFAEFLSTIGEITQKTPFDATLLRQRYGALLWDYAMCKIDADAISESEAPSKIERQISESEAKMQIVLE; translated from the exons ATGGGCCCCGACAATGATGAGGATGCTTTGAAGATATCTTTGTCGTATTTCATCCACACCTTTATATTTTCATCTGAGAAGAATAGTGCAACAATACCGAGGCTAGATTTTGACTTAGTAGAGAGTGGGCGCTATTCTGAATTTCATTGGGGTATTAAAGCATTTGAGTTGTTGATAAACTCGATTAGCAAGAAGATGGATGCTTTGAAGAAGTATTACAGGATAGCTGGGATGCCCCTAGCTATGCAGGTGTGGTTTTATGAGTGTTGTTCTTCTGTTGGTTCCAAAATTGCAGTCCGAGTCTGCGACGTGGTCCCCAGAATACTCAATTGGAGAACCACCGGAAATCAGCCAACATTTTCTTATCTGACGAACGGCATGTTCAAAGACACCGGAAACACG ATTGTGTTCAAGGACATCACTCCTCTAGATATAGAGCTTGCTGTTATTCAGGTTCCTCAAGTGTGCGCCGATATTGAGAAAATACCTACTCCTGCGCATTCAGACAAATCGGGACAGGATACAGATGACTTTTCTCCTACACCCAATCTTCAATCTAAGAAGAAACATGTTGAAAGTGTTGGTCCATCTTCATCACCGCCACATAAGAAGGTCAAGGAACAACCCAAGATTCCTACAAAAGAACTAGAATATCAGCCCAAAGTCCCTCTTGTTTGTGTTTCTGATATTGGACATAAACTTGTGCATGACCATCAGCTCCCAGAAGGCCAAAATGAGGAAGTATCTTCTTTGAGGAAAGACCTAAAATCATTCAAAGAATAC GTTATTGGAGAGTTCAAGTCTCTAAGGACATTGATCAATGATAACTTCAAGATGCTTTCAGACCATCTTCAACAAAATCAGCAAACTGAACCCATAGTGAGACATGATGGTGGCATTGACACAGATGTCGGAGATAATAATGAG AAAACTATTTCAGAGGTACCGTCCATCATACCATCTACCACAAACCAAGAGGATGTATCTAAAGAATTCTATGTTTCTCAATTTGAACTGGACGACAAGTTTCTACCCAGTCAAATTCCAGAAACTAGAATAGTTGTTCACGCCAGTGCAAAAAAAGATGAAGCCACACCAGTGCAACCTCAACGAAATAGGCGACCAAGTAGATGGAACTCTTCCCCTTATCAGTCTAACTTCGACTCAGGAG CATGTTCCTCTGTAAAGTTGACAACCATCTTTGAGAAAAGACACCCGTTTGAGGAAGATCCAATAACGGCGCCACATCCTATGTTACTCATTCAAGAATATGACAAGTGGGTTCGTGAAGGTCTTCTAGCAAGACATGATCAGAA AGGTAATCTCGACAACCATTACAAGAAAAACAAGTCTATACTTCACATTCCATTGGATTTTGGAGTTTATCAAGTTGATTCCAAAAACTGGTTTTACCTTCTATCCATTTACGGGAAGTTATGGGATGACAAT CATATGGATGTCATATTCTACTATCTGCAAAAGATGGGCAAGTACAATCAGCATAGGGACTTCACGTTTACTACTGTTGATTGTATATTCAAGACAAGAATAGCTGAAATATATGACAGGTATGAAGATACAGATAGTAATGCTAATGTATCCAAACAAGAAGACGTTGTATGTGAGTATATTAGGGGCTACAGATTGCATGCTAATGTACCCTGGCATACAGTGGATAATGTCTTGATACCAGTGAACTTGAAGGAAAAACTTCATTGGGTGTTGGTTGTTGTGACTTTCAAAGATAGATGTATCAAAGTGTACGACTCGTACACGTCTTCCGGTCATGATGCATATATAGTCTCTGAGATTGTAAAGCTAGCTAAGCTACTACCTCTGTATCTGTCAATTAGTGGATTTTACAGAGATAGTCAAGCCATTGACTGGTATGCTTATCCCGCATACACAAACAAGGATCATAACGAACCTTTTGAAGTTATCTTCGTTCCAAATCTGCCTCAACAGAAAGCGGGCAACAT GGATTGTGGAGTGCATGTTGCAGCCTTCGCGGAGTTTCTGAGCACTATTGGAGAGATTACACAAAAAACACCATTTGATGCCACTCTTCTCCGTCAAAGATATGGTGCTCTGTTATGGGACTATGCTATGTGCAAGATAGATGCTGATGCAATAAGCGAGAGTGAAGCACCTTCAAAGATTGAAAGGCAAATCTCTGAGTCGGAGGCAAAAATGCAGATAGTTTTAGAATag